A stretch of the Orcinus orca chromosome 1, mOrcOrc1.1, whole genome shotgun sequence genome encodes the following:
- the RGS13 gene encoding regulator of G-protein signaling 13 codes for MLHFFRKMSRRNCWICKMCRDDSKRPPSNLTLEEALQWAQSFEKLMATKYGPVVYAAYLKMEHSDENIKFWMACETYKKVASQRSRTSRAKKLYRTYIQPQSPREINIDSSTRETIIKNIQEPTQTCFEEAQKIVHMHMERDSYPRFLKSEMYQKLLKTIQPNNNS; via the exons ATGCTgcatttctttagaaaaatgagcAGGCGGAATTGTTGGATTTGTAAGATGTGCAGAGATGACTCTAAGAGGCCTCCTTCAAA cCTTACTTTGGAGGAAGCATTACAGTGGGCCCAGTCTTTTGAAAAGTTGATGGCCACGAAAT ATGGTCCGGTAGTCTATGCAGCATACTTAAAAATGGAGCAcagtgatgaaaatattaaattctgGATGGCGTGTGAAACCTATAAGAAAGTTGCCTCACAGAGGAGCAGAACTTCTAGGGCCAAGAAGCTTTATAGGACTTACATCCAGCCACAGTCACCTAGAGAG ATTAACATTGACAGTTCGACAAGAGAAACCATCATCAAGAATATTCAAGAACCCACTCAAACATGTTTTGAAGAGGCTCAAAAAATAGTGCATATGCACATGGAAAGGGATTCCTATCCCAGGTTTCTAAAGTCAGAAATGTACCAGAAACTTCTGAAGACTATTCAACCCAACAACAATTCTTGA